One genomic region from Desertibacillus haloalkaliphilus encodes:
- a CDS encoding DNA-binding response regulator, which yields MDKKSIEAILKDYHWMMNSIKLLRSSMIDAGDKLTAQYGDEAGMPKAKGGSQSDPVFQEVKRREKRLNVVRKYEDKVKVVQQRIHLIVEEREMEILHWLLEGKSLRWIALHMGLSLSHVKRLKDSIVEQLANGTNGTNGTNGTNGTYLPKEKSVV from the coding sequence ATGGATAAAAAATCTATAGAGGCTATTTTAAAAGATTATCACTGGATGATGAATAGTATAAAATTGCTACGTTCTTCAATGATCGATGCCGGAGATAAATTGACTGCTCAATACGGCGATGAGGCTGGTATGCCTAAAGCAAAAGGAGGGAGTCAAAGCGATCCTGTGTTCCAAGAAGTGAAACGTCGAGAAAAGCGATTGAATGTTGTTCGAAAATATGAAGATAAGGTAAAAGTGGTTCAACAACGAATTCATTTAATTGTTGAAGAGAGAGAAATGGAAATATTACATTGGTTACTGGAAGGGAAAAGCTTAAGGTGGATCGCTCTTCATATGGGATTATCCCTTTCACATGTGAAGCGTTTAAAGGATTCTATTGTTGAGCAATTAGCAAATGGTACAAATGGAACGAATGGCACAAACGGAACGAACGGAACGTATTTGCCAAAAGAAAAATCTGTTGTGTAA
- a CDS encoding anti-CBASS protein Acb1 family protein, giving the protein MQARRQIRTNKRDQSDLMHRYQLSDRLGTQFNGKRDMYEVLGYKRRLRFQDYWNKYDRQDIAGRIVDAPAQGTWRNRPSIHEDDNKDEDTPFESAWKTLEKKRSVIHYLERADRLAGIGHYSVLLIGVRGSTDLSEPLDPNSLTGPEDIIYLSAFSEKNASIQQWETDPTNERFGLPKIYRIDFSGDDFHDQEGGTKFYSVSKNVHHSRVIHIADGLLEDEVFGRPRLKRVMNLLNDLEKVVGGSAEMFWQGAYMGLNANLNPDVQMTPDEADRVEEEMTEWFHGLRRFIRTQGMEVKQLGGQVAEPKESFETIISLISGATNIPKRILLGSERGELASNQDEGNWNSYLSDRQTTFAEPNVLRPFIDRMIWLGVLPAPQQRYEVEWPDLFALNDKDKSDISDKRASALQKAAPHNDVTMLMTPKQIVEYVFNDQVDYLDETEERAKDLDIDGGSDDVDDGFRQMVRGDRGGQASQGTE; this is encoded by the coding sequence ATGCAAGCTCGCAGGCAAATTCGAACAAATAAGAGAGATCAATCAGATCTTATGCATCGTTACCAATTATCAGATAGATTAGGGACACAATTTAATGGTAAGCGTGACATGTATGAAGTTCTTGGTTATAAACGAAGGTTAAGGTTCCAGGACTACTGGAATAAATATGACCGTCAAGATATAGCTGGAAGGATTGTGGATGCTCCTGCACAAGGAACGTGGCGTAACAGACCATCTATTCATGAAGATGACAACAAAGATGAAGATACTCCTTTTGAATCGGCTTGGAAGACTCTCGAAAAGAAGCGTAGTGTTATTCATTATCTCGAGCGTGCTGATCGTTTAGCTGGTATAGGACATTACTCAGTACTCCTTATTGGGGTCAGAGGGTCTACGGATTTATCGGAGCCACTGGACCCGAACTCATTAACTGGTCCAGAGGACATCATTTATTTATCAGCATTTAGTGAAAAGAATGCCTCCATTCAACAGTGGGAAACGGATCCAACGAATGAACGGTTTGGCCTTCCGAAAATATACCGTATAGATTTTAGTGGTGATGACTTTCATGATCAGGAAGGTGGCACTAAATTTTATTCGGTTTCCAAAAATGTACACCACAGCCGTGTTATTCATATTGCTGATGGTTTACTTGAGGATGAAGTGTTTGGGCGACCTCGATTAAAGCGAGTCATGAACCTTCTTAATGACTTGGAGAAAGTTGTTGGTGGATCAGCGGAAATGTTTTGGCAAGGGGCGTATATGGGTCTAAATGCTAATTTAAATCCAGACGTTCAAATGACACCTGATGAAGCGGATCGAGTAGAAGAAGAAATGACAGAGTGGTTTCATGGATTGCGCCGGTTTATCAGGACGCAAGGGATGGAAGTAAAGCAATTAGGAGGTCAGGTTGCTGAGCCAAAAGAATCGTTTGAGACTATTATTTCTCTAATATCAGGTGCAACCAATATACCAAAACGTATTTTGCTAGGGTCTGAAAGAGGCGAACTTGCATCTAACCAGGATGAAGGGAACTGGAACTCATATTTGAGTGACAGGCAAACCACGTTTGCTGAACCAAATGTATTACGTCCTTTTATTGACCGAATGATTTGGTTAGGTGTTCTTCCAGCTCCGCAACAGCGATATGAAGTTGAATGGCCAGACTTATTTGCTTTAAACGATAAGGATAAATCAGATATCAGTGATAAACGAGCAAGTGCTTTACAGAAAGCGGCGCCTCACAATGATGTAACTATGTTGATGACTCCGAAACAGATTGTTGAATATGTGTTCAATGATCAAGTGGATTATTTGGATGAAACAGAGGAACGTGCAAAGGATTTAGACATCGATGGAGGTTCTGATGATGTTGACGATGGATTTAGACAAATGGTAAGGGGTGATCGTGGTGGACAAGCTTCTCAAGGAACAGAATAA
- a CDS encoding YqaE/Pmp3 family membrane protein, translating into MLYVLCILFPPLALLLIGRPVKALLNLVLCLFIWIPGIIHAWFNVNDHYSKKRMEEQAKLNAKYEA; encoded by the coding sequence ATGCTATATGTCTTGTGTATTTTGTTTCCTCCACTCGCTTTGCTGTTAATCGGGCGTCCGGTGAAAGCATTATTAAATTTGGTATTATGTCTATTCATATGGATTCCTGGTATTATTCATGCGTGGTTTAACGTGAACGATCATTACAGCAAAAAGAGAATGGAAGAGCAAGCGAAATTAAACGCTAAATATGAAGCCTGA
- a CDS encoding terminase small subunit translates to MDWGKIRKEYEESNITLKDLAEKHNVKLGTLKSRKSREKWTRGATKKDATKKKKVATNKKEDATIEKTINNSHEVVVESGELTDKQRLFCIYYVKSFNATQSAIKAGYAPESAHVRGSELVRNSKVAEEIRRIKGKMTQDLFIDAMDVLHKYVKIAFADITDYVTFGKRKEPVIGIGGPVLDDEGEQVMKEVNYVDFNESAMVDGTIITEAKQGKDGVSIKLADKMKALDKLAEYFDLFPDNFKRKIEEEKLQITKERLEIEKNGVKGGDEELIDDWISAVTDDE, encoded by the coding sequence ATGGATTGGGGGAAAATAAGAAAAGAATATGAAGAATCCAATATTACCTTAAAGGATCTTGCTGAGAAGCATAATGTTAAACTAGGGACATTAAAGAGTAGAAAAAGTCGTGAAAAGTGGACCAGAGGTGCAACTAAAAAGGATGCAACCAAAAAGAAAAAAGTTGCAACCAACAAAAAAGAGGATGCAACTATTGAAAAAACAATAAATAATTCGCATGAAGTCGTTGTTGAATCTGGTGAATTAACTGATAAACAAAGGCTTTTTTGTATTTATTATGTTAAATCGTTTAATGCTACTCAATCAGCAATAAAAGCTGGATACGCCCCTGAAAGTGCTCATGTAAGGGGGAGTGAGTTAGTAAGAAATAGTAAGGTTGCCGAGGAAATCAGACGAATAAAAGGTAAGATGACCCAAGACCTCTTTATTGATGCAATGGATGTGCTGCATAAGTACGTTAAGATCGCCTTTGCTGACATTACTGATTATGTAACGTTTGGCAAAAGGAAAGAGCCTGTTATCGGTATAGGTGGTCCAGTACTAGATGATGAAGGTGAGCAAGTGATGAAAGAGGTAAACTACGTTGATTTTAATGAATCGGCGATGGTTGACGGCACAATCATCACAGAAGCAAAGCAAGGCAAAGACGGTGTGTCTATTAAGCTTGCTGACAAAATGAAAGCTCTGGATAAGCTTGCTGAGTATTTCGATCTGTTTCCTGATAACTTCAAGAGAAAGATTGAGGAAGAGAAGTTACAGATCACTAAAGAACGTCTAGAGATTGAAAAGAATGGTGTTAAGGGTGGAGATGAAGAATTAATCGATGACTGGATAAGTGCGGTGACTGATGATGAGTAA
- a CDS encoding DEAD/DEAH box helicase family protein, whose protein sequence is MMSNRLKVFKKKVPLYREDPVIFCREVLQFEPDNWQEKVLRDLAHYPYVTVRSGQGVGKTGLEAAATLWFLSCFSYPKVICTAPTMQQLFDVLWAEISKWQSRSPLLKAVLKWTKTKIYMKNYEERWFATARTATKPENMQGFHEDNMLFIVDEASGVADPIMEAILGTLSGGNNKLLMCGNPTRTSGTFYDSHNRDREDYRTHKVSSRDSSRTSKKNIEMLERKYGKDSDVIRVRVDGDFPKAEADAFIPLEIVESAIDSNVKVDTRIRTGDIGVDVARFGDDETTISKRIGDVLFELEAYPKTETTETTGLVISAAKKMMKDHTHLKEIMIKVDDSGVGGGVTDQLNEIIKEQKLPYKVFPVINNGKADDDEHYNDVATESWATVKDVLQDNFSNFMKGEEKTVLLPNDDKLISQLTTRKYRMTSRGKLAIESKEDMKKRGLNSPDRADAIVLAFYRPVDKRPKAGVWGRR, encoded by the coding sequence ATGATGAGTAATCGATTAAAAGTATTCAAAAAGAAAGTGCCCTTATACCGCGAAGATCCGGTTATATTTTGCCGTGAGGTATTACAATTTGAACCGGATAATTGGCAAGAGAAGGTGTTACGTGATTTAGCACATTACCCTTATGTTACTGTTCGTTCAGGCCAGGGTGTAGGTAAAACTGGTTTAGAAGCGGCGGCTACACTTTGGTTTTTATCCTGTTTTTCTTATCCAAAGGTAATATGTACAGCACCAACCATGCAGCAGTTATTTGATGTTCTTTGGGCAGAGATTAGTAAATGGCAGTCTAGATCACCACTGTTAAAAGCAGTGCTTAAATGGACCAAAACAAAGATATACATGAAGAACTATGAAGAGCGTTGGTTCGCAACTGCAAGGACAGCCACTAAACCGGAAAACATGCAGGGTTTTCACGAGGACAATATGTTGTTCATAGTTGATGAGGCTTCCGGTGTTGCCGATCCGATCATGGAAGCAATATTAGGTACGTTGTCCGGCGGAAATAATAAATTACTCATGTGTGGAAACCCTACTCGTACCAGTGGTACTTTCTATGATTCTCATAACCGAGATCGAGAGGATTATAGGACTCATAAAGTATCTAGTCGAGATAGTTCTCGTACAAGTAAAAAGAACATCGAAATGTTGGAGCGGAAATACGGCAAAGACAGCGATGTTATAAGGGTTCGTGTTGATGGCGACTTTCCAAAAGCTGAGGCAGATGCCTTTATACCATTAGAGATTGTTGAATCAGCAATTGATTCAAACGTGAAAGTTGATACACGTATTAGAACAGGAGATATAGGAGTGGACGTTGCGAGGTTTGGAGACGATGAGACAACTATCTCAAAGAGAATTGGAGATGTTTTGTTTGAATTAGAAGCCTATCCTAAAACTGAGACAACGGAAACAACTGGTCTTGTGATAAGTGCCGCAAAGAAGATGATGAAGGATCATACCCACTTGAAGGAGATCATGATAAAAGTGGATGACAGTGGAGTTGGTGGCGGTGTGACTGACCAACTAAATGAGATTATCAAAGAGCAAAAATTGCCTTACAAAGTATTCCCTGTAATTAATAATGGGAAGGCTGACGACGATGAACATTACAATGACGTTGCTACGGAGTCCTGGGCAACGGTAAAAGATGTCTTGCAGGATAACTTTTCTAACTTTATGAAAGGTGAAGAGAAGACGGTTCTTTTGCCAAATGACGATAAATTGATTAGTCAACTTACCACAAGGAAATATAGAATGACCAGCAGAGGAAAACTTGCAATTGAATCTAAAGAAGACATGAAAAAGCGTGGGCTAAATTCACCAGACAGAGCCGACGCTATTGTTTTGGCGTTTTATAGGCCAGTTGATAAACGACCGAAAGCAGGTGTATGGGGAAGGAGGTAA